The following coding sequences lie in one Silvanigrella aquatica genomic window:
- a CDS encoding lysophospholipid acyltransferase family protein, protein MNQSANQKTNHSHNNSNENLQNFSNQIFNVRRMLIEQFNRIEKDLQSKFNNNQEKFATKEELYSVIGKMQEFRHEIEKTLMPHEDISEESIAEDLFTGLNPFNLRKKYHELSLRLRSEEVDPFGYDPIFDKFVRPLLDFFYIKYWRVETYGISNIPAEGPALLVGNHSGGLPYDATMLKLAVQKEHHMHRELRFMVEDFLFHFPFLGSLMNRFGGVRASQENAQQLLENNHPVVVFPEGVKGLGKLYRDKYHLARFGRGGFIKLCLRTRAPLVPVAFIGPEEIHPMLARETVFSRMIGVPYTPVTWTFPWLGPLGLVPLPSKWSIHILPSVDFSNFGPGAENDRVLVYKMSRMIKEQIQDTIVDKLKNRRSIWFG, encoded by the coding sequence ATGAATCAATCTGCAAACCAAAAGACAAATCATTCACATAATAATTCAAATGAAAATTTGCAAAATTTTTCAAATCAAATTTTCAATGTAAGAAGAATGTTGATTGAGCAATTTAATCGCATTGAAAAAGACTTGCAAAGTAAATTTAATAATAATCAAGAAAAATTTGCTACCAAAGAAGAACTTTATAGTGTTATTGGAAAAATGCAGGAGTTCAGGCATGAAATTGAAAAAACTCTCATGCCTCATGAAGATATATCTGAAGAATCTATTGCTGAAGATCTTTTTACTGGACTCAATCCATTTAATTTAAGAAAAAAATATCATGAACTTTCTTTAAGGTTACGGAGTGAAGAAGTTGATCCTTTTGGATATGATCCTATTTTTGATAAATTTGTAAGGCCTTTGTTAGACTTTTTTTATATTAAATACTGGAGAGTTGAAACATATGGCATTTCAAATATACCCGCAGAAGGTCCTGCTCTTTTAGTGGGAAATCATTCTGGCGGGTTACCTTACGATGCGACGATGTTAAAATTGGCTGTGCAAAAAGAACATCATATGCATCGTGAATTGCGTTTTATGGTGGAAGATTTTCTGTTCCACTTTCCCTTTTTAGGTTCCTTGATGAATCGTTTTGGCGGTGTGCGCGCCAGTCAAGAAAATGCTCAACAGCTTCTTGAAAACAATCATCCTGTGGTTGTTTTTCCTGAAGGTGTAAAAGGCCTAGGAAAACTTTATCGCGACAAATATCATTTGGCACGCTTTGGTCGGGGTGGATTTATAAAATTATGTCTGAGAACACGGGCGCCTCTTGTTCCTGTTGCTTTTATTGGGCCTGAAGAAATTCATCCTATGTTAGCGCGTGAAACTGTTTTTTCTAGAATGATAGGAGTTCCCTATACTCCTGTGACTTGGACATTTCCTTGGCTTGGGCCTTTAGGTCTTGTTCCCTTACCAAGCAAATGGAGTATTCATATTTTGCCTTCAGTTGATTTTTCTAATTTTGGTCCCGGTGCCGAAAACGACCGCGTGCTTGTCTACAAGATGAGTCGTATGATAAAGGAACAAATTCAGGATACGATTGTAGACAAATTAAAAAATAGGCGCAGCATTTGGTTTGGATAA